TTCTACAGGGCTCAATAGTCAAACTGAAAGTACAAATTCTTCCAAGGAAACCATGTCGTCTGAAAATAGCGCCAGCGTTATGCCTTCTTCATCAGCTACATCTCCCAAAACAGGCAAAGTTACCAGTGATGAAACTTCTTCCGGATTTTCTCGTGATCGCACCACTGTGTATAGGATGACTTCAGAAACACCCTCCACAAATGAACAAACAACTTTGATTACTGTAAGTTCTTGTGAATCAAATAGCTGCTCAAACACAGTCTCAAGTGCTGTAGTTTCCACGGCCACCACTACCATCAATGGGATTACCACTGAATATACTACATGGTGCCCTCTTTCTGCTACGGAATTAACAACGGTAAGTAAATTAGAgtcagaagaaaaaaccaCCCTAATTACGGTTACTTCTTGTGAGTCTGGTGTCTGTTCCGAAACTGCTTCACCTGCTATCGTTTCGACAGCCACTGCTACCGTCAATGATGTCGTTACAGTTTATTCCACATGGAGCCCACAGGCTACAAATAAACTAGCGGTTAGTTCTGACATCGAAAATAGTGCCAGTAAGGCTTCATTCGTTTCAGAGGCTGCTGAGACAAAATCCATAAGCAGAAACAACAATTTTGTTCCAACTTCTGGGACTACTTCTATTGAAACACATACAACCACTACAAGCAACGCGTCTGAAAATAGCGACAATGTTTCTGCTTCTGAGGCTGTCAGTAGCAAAAGTGTCACAAATCCCGTGTTGATTAGTGTATCTCAACAGCCTCGTGGCACACCAGCAAGTAGTATGATAGGATCTAGTACAGCCTCTTTAGAGATGTCAAGCTACCTCGGCATTGCAAATCATCTACTAACCAATAGTGGTATTAGTATTTTCATTGCCTCCCTATTACTGGCAATCGTTTAATAGGTGCAGAAATATCCTTTGGATTGATACTTCTGCGTCTACGATTCGTCCTAGTGCCATATTATGTACCTATTTATTTACTattcatttctttgttcttctaCTTCAAATAGCTCAGaatgtattatttttttattaaaatcATTTCTATATATAGGATTAACGAGAAACCATTCCGGGAGTGGCATCTCTATGTTTTCTCTATGTAAGCCACACCAGAGAACGTTGCTGTACTAAGACACCCATTTCGAGTATAGAAgcttattgaaaatgaactgatattttttaatacaTATAAATCTCGATTAAAGACAAAGCTTATTGGACATGGAGTAGATGTTTTGATCAATagattttcaacaaattgaaCGGTTTGCTTTAGATACCGTTTGAGATAAAATACTGCAttttaatgaaacataAAGTCAACCAACAGCTGAAGCTTAACAATAGTTACTACTGCCCGGCGTTATTATCACAACAATTCGTTCTACCAAAAAACTGTGATCTTTACTAAAagaccttttttttttcagacAATTTTGCTTAACGCAGTAAAATGTAGTAAAGACGAACTTTCGGATAAAAGACTCCAAAGATAGTATGATAAACAGACAGTGGTATCAGTACTATAGACACCAGTTAAGACGTTGGCACTGTCTTCAAATCTTGGCTAGAAATTTTGGAGGGTATCAGTCAATTGCTGTCTGCGCATCCCAATAAACAGTTGTCTAGGAAAGAACAACGGTTTTAATTGACACAACATGCTGAAGAATATAGGAAAAGGAGTAGCGGCAACGGATGAGCTAGCAAGAAAAGCATCACTCTCTATCTGAAAGCTTCCATGATTTATCTTTCAACCCAGCAAGGTAGTGTTTTTCCAATATAAGAAGCATACGGGGTTATAGAAGCTAATCGTGCCCAGCATGAGTCCTAACAAACAGAACAGACTCTTTATCCATCCGAATTCTAGTAAGTAATTATTCTGTTCACTTCTATCCAACGAAATGGGCGTACGATTGAAATAACAGTTGATTGAAATTATAGGGGCCCTATTCGCCTTCTACAAAGCACAAGGAAAGGAACATTTACAATGAATAATACGAAACAGCTGGCAAATGTGCTGAAAACCATTGAGCGATGTTACCACGCTGAGATCCATGTTTTCAAGAGTGGGCTGTACTATAATGAACCAATGTGttctttaaaattgttAGTGTGTTTTCCCAACATGAAATTGCTActggaagaaattgatattGTAATAATATATGTGAGTATCTAATCACACACTGGCTGCATCACATTGATTCATGTTatgtttttgaaattaatgTATTCGTTGTGCATGGATGTTACACATATCCTAAACCTAAATTATGAGTACAAACACACCTAGGTAGAGAGCTCTACGTCGTCTTAGTTCTCAGCTTGTAAGCTTTAATTTACGCGAAAAGCTATTtacaattttttatttgaaaattgatCGCATAACTTAATGAAAGTGTACAAAGTAGGATAGGCATTCTTTGGTACCGATTTTCTGAATTGTCACCAGCAAAGCCtcatttatttgaaatcaTGAAACTTGTTAACGATTAAATCTAGCATGGCGATACTCGGAAAGTCCATAAAGAACTTCTGGCAAGAGCCGAAATTCACGGTAATTTTAATTGAGCACCACTATAGCAGTGTCTTTATTGAGTTGGCTAACACTAAGGTCGTATTCAGTACTTCTGAATTTCCAGATAATATAATAGACGCTCATACTAAGAAAATATTCACTATAAGAACCTTTCACAAATACTAACCTAGAATATTTATCTTTCTATTTGAGTAAGaatggaaaataaaaaagtgTTAATAAGGTATAACAGAGTGTATTTTCAACCGtaaagaaatgaataaGAATAAACGCGATTTAAGCTTAATAGAAAGTACATAAGCAACGTCGCGAACCGgtaatggaaaaaataattgttTTATCGCTTTTCTTCAGAGGGTTTTTGTAATCGATATTTGGGTGGAAAATTCTGGGGCCCTACGAAATGACGAACTAAAAGCCAAGAGTTCTAAAACCCTTCAGTGTAGtgctttttgaaaagcCAGTTTTGTTATGAGCAACAAATACATGTGAGCTTAGAAAGATAGATTGAGCTTACCTGAATCAATGTGAATCGAAAATTTCCTCCGTCCTACAAGTATATATTGGAGGAAGATAAAACCAAGATTGATGCACTGCGTTTTGTAAATAGGTTCTGGGATTACCAACGTACTTCTTGATAAAATGGGCTATTTTTAAACgctttactttttttcttcagcgGAACCCGGTGGTTTTTATGATCTTTATACTTAATTGATGATTACAGTTTTGGAATCAAAAGCTTTATTCGGAATATTGTGCAAATATattgttgtttttattgGATAATGGTGTCTAGATTTAACCAAGATATTAGATTTATTTCGCTTATagcatcattttttttttgatcaaaattttcaactCTTTGAAAGTGCCATATTTCACAAAATATAACATTTGTCCCACGATTTAGAAAAATACCATAATCActcttcaacaattttatttctttacTCTCCTACTACAGTTGCGTACATTTTAACTACACgtttaaaatattcaagATTTATGAGACTGTCATCGAATggtatataaaataaaaaaaaattatatctTAGAGTCCTAGTTTAatagaaagaataaaaaaggtCACGGAACATCACTTTCTAACATATCTTCCTGGGTTTCATCTTTACTAGAACTGACGGTCAAAGGTCTTTGGAGAGTACTCgcttttttgatgaaaatcACGATAGTTAATTTTTCCGCCATGTTGTAACTTTCTCAAAACTGCAATTTCAGGGTGTCCAATTTACTGTCAATATGCAACCAAAAATATAACAAAGTCCTTTTGAGCAAATAAAGTCGGACATGACAGTACAACGCATGATCGATTATTAAACGAAAATGGGATATCATACTGTTTTAGAAGTTATTGGGTGCATTACTCTgtcataaaaaaatcatgtTACTATCTATAAAAAATGCCTAAAAAATTGGATTACCACTTGTTATGGAAAGATCAGTAAAATATAGGATAACCATAGCGTAAGTCTGGCGTTCTGgaatatttgttttttagtTATTAAACATACTTTTCACGATTCACAGTATTAATTTTTAGgaatgataaaaaatggtaCATGCCCCTATTGGGAACGTGATGATCTTTCGGAATGTGCTAGGCGAGAATATATCGAGTTTAAATTTCCTCTATTTATATTGTTGACTGGTATGATATACGCGTTTTGCAAAGTCTTTCGAGCCTTTTATCTAAGGGGGAAAAATCATACAAATGAAGCGccagaatttgaagaacaagGTAATGGAAACCACGAATATGCAAGGTTCTCAGTTTTAAGACTAAAATCTGCATGGGAAAGCCGTAGCTTTTGTAATGTTAATAATAGATCTACTTTcgacaaattcaaaaaatttatagaGGGTGCCTTCATTGTTTTGCAGCTTACTATCCACCTGTATATTTTATCTAGTATGCCAATGGATAACAAAAAGTTCTTTCACCAAGGTTTTCTGGTTCAAATGTTTCTCTGGATTTTACTGCTTGTTGTTATTACACTTCGTTTAATTTCAGCAAGCCAGTCATTTCGGTGGGTTTTAGCATGTAAGCGTGATTTATGGGCTGTTTCGTTTTACTCATATGCATCCCTGTTTACTCTTTCGATTTTACCTCTTCGTTCCGTCTTCATTGGAAAgataaaagataaaattaTGGTCAAATATATCATTTCCGAGACTTTCATTGATTTAGCgcttttattattattatcaacGTCAAGTATAGAAGGAACTAGGTACTCATTTTTGGTTGAAAATGAGAACAAAAAGTTGCCACCGGCTCCTACCGTCTTTGGCCTTCTTACTTTTTCTAGGATTGATCGGCTTATTTGGAAAGCATACAAACACTGCCTTGGAAACGCTGATATTTGGGATTTGgatattaataataagtCTATAGCAATTTTGGCGAACTTTGAAATGTCTTCTAAAAAAGGAAGGCTCCTTCCAAACATTATTTGTTATTTTAAGGCTGTTTTCATCTCCCAATTATTTCTGGCTTTTGTATCTagttttttgaactttGTACCCTCATTGTTGATGCCAAGAATACTATCATACGTTAATGACCCAAAGTCAAAATCATGGAACTTGGTGTCTTTATACGTCTCATCTATGCTCGTCAGTAAAATCATTGCCACGACTTGTAGAGGTCAAGGATTGTTTTTAGGTGAAAAGGGTACTATGCAACTAAGAACAGTTTTGATATCCAATATCTATTCCAAAACCTTAAGAAGAACAATTCTAAAAGACTCAACAACGTcacttcaaaaaaatgcgTCAACAtcctttgaagaaaatccTGACTCTTCTGAAGCGGAACCTAGAAAAAAGTCTAGTAGGAAAGACAACTCTGTGAACAATGTTATGTCAATTGACGCTTTCAAGGTTTCTGAAGCTATGAACACTTTTTATCTGGCATGTGAAGCAGTTTTCATGACAGTTACGGCCCTAATGATACTATATTCCCTACTGGGATGGTCCGCCTTTGCTGGTACCTTTGCTCTTCTTGCCATGATtcctttgaatttttggtGTGCAACTTTTTACGGGAACTATCAGGCCGATCAATTAATCCTAACTGACAAGCGTACCTCTGGGATTAGTGAGGCTCTGAACTCAATACGTGTAATAAAGCTACTGGCATGGGAAAATCTGTTTTATCAAAAGATTATAAACGTAAGAGATGGGGAAATAAGACTCCTTAAAAAGAAGGCaacaattttctttttgaaccATCTCATTTGGTTCTTTGGGCCCACTTTGGTCTCTGCAATAACATTCTCAGTGTTTATTAAATTCCAAAATCAGACACTTACTCCTACAATAGCATTTACAGctctttctttatttgcAATATTGAGGACACCCATGGACCAAATTGCTTCGACTGTCAGCCTTTTGATACAGtcttttatttctcttGAAAGAATCCAGGATTATCTTAATGAATcagaaacaagaaaatatgaGATTTTGGAACAAAGCAATACTAAATTTGGCTTTGAAGATGCAAGCATGGAATGGGAAGCTGCTGAAACAAGTTTTAAACTTAAGAACATTTCTATTGATTTTAAGCTGAATAGTCTCAACGCAATTATAGGTCCGACTGGGTCAGGAAAGTCTTCGCTATTACTTGGACTATTGGGAGAATTGAACCTTCTTTCTGGAAAAATATACGTACCTACAGTTGAATCCCGCGACGACTTAGAGATTGGTAAAGACGGAATGACGAATTCAATGGCATATTGTTCTCAAACTCCGTGGTTGATTAGTGGAACAATTAAAGATAACGTTGTTTTTGGAGAAATCTTcaacaaacaaaaatttgatgatgtAATGAAATCCTGTTGTCTTGACAAAGATATCAAAGCAATGACAGCTGGCATAAGAACAGACGTGGGTGATGGAGGATTTTCCTTATCTGGCGGACAGCAGCAAAGGATTGCTTTAGCCAGAGCAATTTACTCCTCTTCCAGGTATTTGATCCTTGATGATTGCTTGAGTGCAGTAGATCCTGAAACTGCactttatatatatgaagAGTGTTTATGCGGCCCCATGATGAAAGGAAGGACCTGCATCATTACGAGtcataatatttctttagTTACGAAACGGGCTGACTGGCTTGTGATTTTAGATCGTGGCGAGGTGAAATCACAGGGTAAACCATCGGACCTCATTAAATCTAATGAGTTTTTGAGGGAAAGCATAAACaatgattcaaaaaatacaaCTCACAATCAAATTGACTTGAAAAGATCAACaacatcaaagaaaactaaGAATGGAGATCCCGAGGGAGGGAACTCGCAAGACGAAGTGTGTGCTgaagttgaaaattttgaggaaacaaaaatggaagGATCAGTTAAATTTTCAGCTTACAAATGGTTAGCAGACTATTTCGGGGGACTGGGagttgtttttgttttcaccTCGTCCTCCATCCTTATTCATGGAATCACACTGTCTCAGGGCTTTTGGCTCAGATACTGGCTGGACACTGGATCTTCAGGGAGTAAGTCTACCTGGCTTTATAGAATAGTTGAGGGTCACTCTAACATCTATTTCTTACTGACTTATATTATCATAGGTCTtgtttcttcatttttaacTTCTGGTAAAGTTTGGATAGCAATAATTTCAGGTACCAACGTcaccaagaaaatatttgcGAAGCTTCTATCCAGTATCTTATATGCCAAGTTACGTTTTCATAATGTCACGCCGACTGGAAGAATAATGAACAGATTTAGCAAGGATATGGATATTATTGATCAACAATTGATCCCTAATTTCGAAGGACTCTCTTATAGCGTCGTTGTTTGTCTGTGGATTATACTTTTAATTGGATATGTTACTCCTCAATTTCTGTTATTTGCTATTCCTTTATGCGCTCTTTATTATACCGTATGTACGTTATATCTTCGTGCATCTAGAGAGTTGAAGAGAATAGATAACATCAATATCTCTCCAATACACCAGTTATTCGCTGAAGCCATCAAAGGAGTAACTACAATTAGAGCATTAGCAGATGAGCGTAGGTTTATCACTCAATCTTTGGTTGCAATTGACAGAAGTAATGctccatttttttatctcaATATGGCCACCGAGTGGATCACATATAGAGTGGATATAATTGGGACACTTGTTCTTTTTAGTTCTTCTGTAATGATCATAATGAAGGCCTCATAGTTGGATGCGGGGCTAGCGGGGATACTGTTATCGAATGCCTTTTCCTTTACTGAAACTGCTCAATGGATCATAAAAGTATTTTCAAGCGTTGAACTTTTGATGAGTTCAGTAGAGagaataaaagaatatacaGATATACCTTCCGAATCAAACGGCTACATATCACCTCCAGCTAATTGGCCTCAAACAGGAGATGTTGAACTAAAAAACTTATCATTGCGCTATTCTCCTCATTCCTCTAAGGCACTAGATAATGTATCATTCAAGGTAAAAGCAGGAACAAAAGTTGGTATTGTTGGTAGAACAGGGGCTGGGAAATCTTCTATTATAGCGGCTATTTACCGGCTTTCAGACTGGGAAAACGGTACGATTACTATTGATAACAAAGACATAAAACATATCCCTTTAGAGCGTTTAAGAAATTCTATAAGCTGCATCCCACAGGATCCTACTTTATTTGATGGAACTGTTCGATCTAATTTAGATCCTTTCGATCGGTATTCTGATGTACAAATTTATGGCGTACTATCCAAAGTGGGATTAATTGAAGAATGCGATGAATTGTGCTTGATTTTTGAGCAAGAGCAGCCTAATTTTTCTAGTCATAAACTAAGAAATAGATTCATTGATTTGAATACTGTTGTGAAATCAGGTGGTTCAAACTTATCTCAAGGGCAAAGACAACTTTTGTGCTTGGCACGATCCATGCTTGGTGCACGTAATATAATGCTAATTGACGAAGCAACCGCCTCAATAGATTATATTTCTGATGCtaaaattcagaaaacTATAAGagaaacaatgaaaaatacaacaaTTTTGACTATTGCTCATCGATTAAGGTCAGTAATAGATTATGACAAAATTCTGGTGATGGAAATGGGCAGAGTCAAGGAGTATGATCATCCATACACTCTAATATCTGATCgaaataccattttttacCGCCTCTGTAGGCAGAGTGGCGAGTTCGAAAACCTTTTCGAGTTGGCTAAAGTCTCATTCGATAATAAAAGATAAGACAACTAGAATTTCctatttttattcattCCAGTTCTAGCTACGAAGTATACGATCTGCTTACGTCATATATTTGTGTGTAATTAGAAGGCATTCAGGAAGTCGCTTTTAACTTTTCAGGGCTATATGTCCTAATCcactactttttttgagaaCTTTAAGAAATAACTCCTTTGAACCTGTCTGTGCcaaacaaaattttgctGGTACATTTTATGGTATATAAACAAGCTACgttattattacttttttttgatagtTTTACTTATActagaaaataatattatatcatCACAAAAGAAACTCTCTCGTTAAGAATCCCGAATATTCAGCAggagcaaaaaaaaaataccatAATTTAAATGCTTATTCAGTACTTAGCTGCTGATTTTATCGCAAGTATACTATTGGAGAGTACCGTGGTTCATATCGTGCTATTTTTATCTATATTTAAATTTATAGAAGTTTATCGTAGTATACTATGTAATTCTCTGCCGTATTGGCGGCAAAGACAAAAGCACTGACAGTAAACAGTTTTTCTGATGAGAATTTATGTCGAGGAACAAACGAAAATTTTGCTGGCCAAATTTGCTTACGCCTTTAATGTGATTGCGGTTGAGGTCTGTTATTACGCAGCTGCTATCATGTGTCTATTTGAGATTCTCTTTACAGGTTATCGCTGCATTTTTgtcaagaaaagaaaagaagacaaCCTTTTTCTTGCACTGCGATGAGTATATTCAGGCTCGCGAATTTTCCAGATTTCTTACTAAAGACACATCTTTGAACGCACCAGCATGAATTTTATGAACTACTGATCCATATATTAATAGGTTTTAAGTACATATAGAATACTTAAGAAATTACATTCCATTGCGATACACCTATTTGATTCTGATTGTGTTGAAGTCTGTATAAAAggcgaaaaaaaataaaatgaaaataagaaaataacTGCGCTACTTGTCTTCTAAATTATCTTCTGGTGTATCGTCCTTTTTTGGTATGATTAATTTCTTATTGGATGAAAAActacaaaacaaaaatccTAAGGCATAAAACCCTAGATCCATCCAAAATACGTTCTTAATGGAGTCGCTTAAAATGTTTCCAATAGTCGAATGAGAACCGTCGTAGTTTTGAAGACGATACAAAATCATGTCATCAACCGTTTTTCCTTCGTAAGGCTCTAGATGAGCTCGTGATACTTTATTGTGAAAGGAGGCGGAAAAAACAGTGGTTGAAAGCACACCACCAAGAGTTGTACCTAATGACTTCATGAATGTATTGAAAGCTGTTACTTCAATAAAGTCCATAGCAGCTTCTGGACGATCTTTGGTAATTTGAAGCTGTGCACTCATGAGCGATGCTTGTAGAGCAAATCCAAGGGAAAACCCCGGTAATAGCAAAACACCAATTTGAGTTGACTTCGTGGACGTATTTGTCATAAGTGTCATAAGCCCTGCTCCAATTACCCCAAGAACGCCTCCAAATATTAAGAGTGGTTTAACTAAACCGAGCTTTTTGGTAATCACACCACTTGCAATGGCCGCAATAACGTTGGTAATAACGATTGGTATCAAGTGAAGACCGGCTTTCCATGCACTCGACGCAAATATAAGTTGGAAAAACTGGACAGAGTATATCATTTGCCCATTGTAACCGGTACATAATAGAAATGTTACCATGtttactattattatgGCTGGTTTTGCTACCAATCTTCTTAGAAGGAGAGGCCTGTAGGATATATTATCAGGTTCCGGGTTGAATTTATCGAATAGGAAGAAATCGTAcaccaatgaaaaaataaaaagtaagACACCCAAAACCAAATATGTGATGACTTGGCCAGAGTTCCAACTATATTTATTACCACCAAAGGTTAGCCCCAGTAGGAAAAGGACCAGCCCTGCAGAGCAGAGGGCAAAACCAAAGAAGTCAAACTTGAAGATTATGCCATTCATAAgtcttttaaaattaacTTGGTGTCTGAACTTACTAAAAGTAAAGCTCGAGATTGTTCCTATAGCATCTTTAATTTGTTGAAGTATACCCTTATTCTCGGCCTTATAGGTGAGTAAAAACATAATAATGGCAAGACCACCGATAGGAAGATTGATATAGAAGCACCACCTCCAGGTAACATGGGTTGTAAAGGCACCTCCGATTATAGGACCAACGATAGCAGCTACAGCAAATGCACAACTTAGGATGGAAATCACCAATGGACGTGACCTTTCACCAACCATCGTACAACCAATAACAAAGCAAAGCGTTTGGAGTCCGCTTCCCCCAACACCAGCAACAACTCTACCGAAAATGAGCATATTCATTGAAGAGGCAAGGGCAGCAATTAGGGATCCGGCTTCAAAAATAAGTATTGCTAAAATGAGACTATGCTGGAAACCTATGATAGATGCGAATCTTCCCCAAATGAGACTCAGAATAGCATTTGGTAAACTGTAGCCTGTAACGAGCCAACCTGTTTTGGAGTAGTTTCCGAACTGTTCTGCGACCACGTCAATAATAGTTCCCACTATCAAAATATCCAGTGCAGTTA
The nucleotide sequence above comes from Saccharomyces cerevisiae S288C chromosome XI, complete sequence. Encoded proteins:
- the NFT1 gene encoding putative multidrug transporter NFT1 (Putative transporter of the MRP subfamily; adjacent ORFs YKR103W and YKR104W are merged in different strain backgrounds; MRP stands for multidrug resistance-associated protein); translated protein: MIKNGTCPYWERDDLSECARREYIEFKFPLFILLTGMIYAFCKVFRAFYLRGKNHTNEAPEFEEQGNGNHEYARFSVLRLKSAWESRSFCNVNNRSTFDKFKKFIEGAFIVLQLTIHLYILSSMPMDNKKFFHQGFLVQMFLWILLLVVITLRLISASQSFRWVLACKRDLWAVSFYSYASLFTLSILPLRSVFIGKIKDKIMVKYIISETFIDLALLLLLSTSSIEGTRYSFLVENENKKLPPAPTVFGLLTFSRIDRLIWKAYKHCLGNADIWDLDINNKSIAILANFEMSSKKGRLLPNIICYFKAVFISQLFLAFVSSFLNFVPSLLMPRILSYVNDPKSKSWNLVSLYVSSMLVSKIIATTCRGQGLFLGEKGTMQLRTVLISNIYSKTLRRTILKDSTTSLQKNASTSFEENPDSSEAEPRKKSSRKDNSVNNVMSIDAFKVSEAMNTFYLACEAVFMTVTALMILYSLLGWSAFAGTFALLAMIPLNFWCATFYGNYQADQLILTDKRTSGISEALNSIRVIKLLAWENLFYQKIINVRDGEIRLLKKKATIFFLNHLIWFFGPTLVSAITFSVFIKFQNQTLTPTIAFTALSLFAILRTPMDQIASTVSLLIQSFISLERIQDYLNESETRKYEILEQSNTKFGFEDASMEWEAAETSFKLKNISIDFKLNSLNAIIGPTGSGKSSLLLGLLGELNLLSGKIYVPTVESRDDLEIGKDGMTNSMAYCSQTPWLISGTIKDNVVFGEIFNKQKFDDVMKSCCLDKDIKAMTAGIRTDVGDGGFSLSGGQQQRIALARAIYSSSRYLILDDCLSAVDPETALYIYEECLCGPMMKGRTCIITSHNISLVTKRADWLVILDRGEVKSQGKPSDLIKSNEFLRESINNDSKNTTHNQIDLKRSTTSKKTKNGDPEGGNSQDEVCAEVENFEETKMEGSVKFSAYKWLADYFGGLGVVFVFTSSSILIHGITLSQGFWLRYWLDTGSSGSKSTWLYRIVEGHSNIYFLLTYIIIGLVSSFLTSGKVWIAIISGTNVTKKIFAKLLSSILYAKLRFHNVTPTGRIMNRFSKDMDIIDQQLIPNFEGLSYSVVVCLWIILLIGYVTPQFLLFAIPLCALYYTVCTLYLRASRELKRIDNINISPIHQLFAEAIKGVTTIRALADERRFITQSLVAIDRSNAPFFYLNMATEWITYRVDIIGTLVLFSSSVMIIMKAS
- a CDS encoding uncharacterized protein (Putative transporter of the MRP subfamily; contains a stop codon in S288C; adjacent ORFs YKR103W and YKR104W are merged in different strain backgrounds; MRP stands for multidrug resistance-associated protein), yielding MSSVERIKEYTDIPSESNGYISPPANWPQTGDVELKNLSLRYSPHSSKALDNVSFKVKAGTKVGIVGRTGAGKSSIIAAIYRLSDWENGTITIDNKDIKHIPLERLRNSISCIPQDPTLFDGTVRSNLDPFDRYSDVQIYGVLSKVGLIEECDELCLIFEQEQPNFSSHKLRNRFIDLNTVVKSGGSNLSQGQRQLLCLARSMLGARNIMLIDEATASIDYISDAKIQKTIRETMKNTTILTIAHRLRSVIDYDKILVMEMGRVKEYDHPYTLISDRNTIFYRLCRQSGEFENLFELAKVSFDNKR
- the VBA5 gene encoding basic amino acid transporter (Plasma membrane protein of the Major Facilitator Superfamily (MFS); involved in amino acid uptake and drug sensitivity; VBA5 has a paralog, VBA3, that arose from a segmental duplication), with the protein product MEETKYSSQQEIEGACGSDASLNARGSNDSPMGLSLYLCLASLTLVLFITALDILIVGTIIDVVAEQFGNYSKTGWLVTGYSLPNAILSLIWGRFASIIGFQHSLILAILIFEAGSLIAALASSMNMLIFGRVVAGVGGSGLQTLCFVIGCTMVGERSRPLVISILSCAFAVAAIVGPIIGGAFTTHVTWRWCFYINLPIGGLAIIMFLLTYKAENKGILQQIKDAIGTISSFTFSKFRHQVNFKRLMNGIIFKFDFFGFALCSAGLVLFLLGLTFGGNKYSWNSGQVITYLVLGVLLFIFSLVYDFFLFDKFNPEPDNISYRPLLLRRLVAKPAIIIVNMVTFLLCTGYNGQMIYSVQFFQLIFASSAWKAGLHLIPIVITNVIAAIASGVITKKLGLVKPLLIFGGVLGVIGAGLMTLMTNTSTKSTQIGVLLLPGFSLGFALQASLMSAQLQITKDRPEAAMDFIEVTAFNTFMKSLGTTLGGVLSTTVFSASFHNKVSRAHLEPYEGKTVDDMILYRLQNYDGSHSTIGNILSDSIKNVFWMDLGFYALGFLFCSFSSNKKLIIPKKDDTPEDNLEDK